Proteins found in one Actinokineospora alba genomic segment:
- a CDS encoding GNAT family N-acetyltransferase: MTHVLVSTPETATARYSLLVAHDGAEVRAAQRLRHQVFAEEMGATLRTPEPGLDVDRFDEFCDHLIVREDTTGEIVGTYRMLPPERAAEAGGLYSQTEFDLSALAGMRDGLVETGRSCVHADHRNGAVVSLVWAGIARYMLLSGRSWLAGCASVPLNDGGTLAAGVWNTVRAKHYADESYRVQPLNPWDVDSVRTPARTVMPPLLKGYLRLGAWVCGPPAHDADFGVADFFVLLGLEHIDQRYLKFFLGE, encoded by the coding sequence ATGACCCACGTGCTGGTGAGCACCCCAGAGACCGCTACCGCGCGCTACTCGCTTCTGGTGGCCCACGACGGGGCCGAAGTGCGTGCCGCGCAACGACTTCGCCACCAGGTCTTCGCCGAGGAGATGGGCGCGACCCTGCGGACCCCCGAGCCCGGTCTCGACGTGGACCGGTTCGACGAGTTCTGCGACCACCTGATCGTCCGCGAGGACACGACTGGCGAGATCGTCGGCACCTACCGGATGCTGCCCCCGGAACGCGCCGCTGAGGCGGGCGGGCTCTACTCGCAGACCGAGTTCGACCTCTCCGCGCTCGCCGGGATGCGCGACGGCCTGGTCGAGACCGGACGGTCCTGTGTGCACGCCGACCACCGCAACGGCGCCGTGGTGAGCCTGGTGTGGGCGGGCATCGCCCGGTACATGCTGCTCTCCGGCCGCAGCTGGCTCGCGGGCTGCGCGTCGGTCCCGCTGAACGACGGCGGCACCCTCGCCGCGGGCGTGTGGAACACCGTGCGCGCCAAGCACTACGCCGACGAGAGCTACCGGGTCCAGCCGCTGAACCCTTGGGACGTCGACTCTGTTCGCACGCCCGCGCGGACGGTGATGCCGCCGCTGCTCAAGGGCTACCTGCGCCTCGGCGCCTGGGTGTGCGGCCCGCCCGCGCACGACGCCGACTTCGGTGTCGCCGACTTCTTCGTGCTGCTCGGCCTCGAGCACATCGACCAGCGGTACCTGAAGTTCTTCCTGGGGGAGTAG
- a CDS encoding electron transfer flavoprotein subunit alpha/FixB family protein, translated as MSEVLVLVDHVDGEIKKVTFELLTAARQIGEPSAVVVGSPGTAAKLKESLAAYGAAKVYVAESDDATGYLVTPKVDVLAALVEKTAPAAVLVAATADGKEIAGRLAARTGSGLLVDAIGIEGSAGDVVAVQSIFGGAFVVKSKSNKGTPIVSVRPGGLEAEQAQGAAAEEAVDVPAADAAKSARITGQEPIVGGDRPELTEASVVVSGGRGVGSAEQFEVVEKLADAFGAAVGASRAAVDSGYYPPQFQVGQTGKTVSPQLYVALGISGAIQHRAGMQTSKTIIAVNKDAEAPIFEIADFGVVGDLFAVAPQLTEEVGKRKG; from the coding sequence ATGTCCGAAGTTCTGGTCCTCGTCGACCACGTCGACGGCGAGATCAAGAAGGTCACCTTCGAGCTGCTGACCGCGGCCCGCCAGATCGGCGAGCCGTCGGCCGTAGTGGTGGGCTCGCCCGGCACGGCGGCCAAGCTCAAGGAGTCCCTGGCGGCCTACGGCGCGGCGAAGGTCTACGTCGCCGAGTCCGACGACGCCACCGGCTACCTGGTCACCCCGAAGGTCGACGTGCTCGCGGCCCTGGTGGAGAAGACGGCCCCCGCGGCCGTCCTCGTCGCCGCCACGGCCGACGGCAAGGAGATCGCCGGTCGGTTGGCCGCCCGCACGGGTTCCGGTCTGCTGGTCGACGCCATCGGCATCGAGGGCTCCGCCGGTGACGTTGTCGCCGTGCAGTCCATCTTCGGTGGCGCGTTCGTGGTCAAGTCGAAGTCCAACAAGGGCACGCCGATCGTCTCGGTGCGTCCCGGTGGCCTCGAGGCCGAGCAGGCGCAGGGCGCCGCGGCCGAGGAGGCCGTGGACGTTCCCGCGGCCGACGCGGCCAAGTCCGCCCGCATCACCGGCCAGGAGCCGATCGTCGGCGGCGACCGCCCCGAGCTCACCGAGGCGTCGGTTGTCGTCTCCGGTGGTCGCGGTGTCGGTTCGGCCGAGCAGTTCGAGGTCGTGGAGAAGCTGGCGGACGCGTTCGGCGCGGCTGTCGGCGCCTCGCGCGCCGCGGTCGACTCGGGCTACTACCCGCCGCAGTTCCAGGTCGGGCAGACCGGTAAGACGGTCTCCCCGCAGCTGTACGTCGCGCTCGGCATCTCGGGCGCGATCCAGCACCGCGCGGGCATGCAGACCTCGAAGACGATCATCGCGGTCAACAAGGACGCCGAGGCGCCGATCTTCGAGATCGCCGACTTCGGTGTCGTCGGCGACCTGTTCGCCGTGGCCCCGCAGCTGACCGAAGAGGTCGGCAAGCGCAAGGGCTGA
- a CDS encoding electron transfer flavoprotein subunit beta/FixA family protein, whose product MPNIVVLVKQVPDTYSERKLSDSDHTLDRESADAVLDEINERAVEEALLIKEAQGGEVTVLSVGPDRATEAIRKALSMGADKAVHVSDPALHGSCVLQTSKVIAAAIGKVDGVDLVIAGNEATDGRSGAVPAILAELLGYPQLTHARKVTIEGTSIKVERETDEGITHLEASLPAVVSVGEKINEPRYPSFKGIMAAKKKPVETLTVADLGIDAGEVGLANASSSVLEAAPKPPRAAGQRVSDEGDGGVKIAEYLIAQKLI is encoded by the coding sequence ATGCCAAACATCGTTGTCCTGGTCAAGCAGGTGCCAGACACCTACTCGGAGCGCAAGCTCTCCGACTCCGACCACACGCTGGATCGTGAGTCCGCCGACGCGGTGCTCGACGAGATCAACGAGCGCGCCGTCGAGGAAGCGCTGCTGATCAAGGAGGCGCAGGGCGGCGAGGTCACCGTGCTCAGCGTCGGCCCCGACCGTGCGACCGAAGCCATCCGCAAGGCCCTCTCCATGGGTGCGGACAAGGCCGTGCACGTCTCGGACCCGGCTCTGCACGGCTCGTGCGTCTTGCAGACCTCCAAGGTCATCGCCGCCGCGATCGGCAAGGTCGACGGCGTCGACCTCGTCATCGCCGGAAACGAGGCCACGGACGGCCGCTCCGGCGCCGTCCCGGCGATCCTCGCCGAGCTGCTGGGCTACCCGCAGCTCACCCACGCCCGCAAGGTCACCATCGAGGGCACGTCGATCAAGGTCGAGCGCGAGACCGACGAGGGCATCACGCACCTCGAGGCCTCCCTGCCCGCCGTGGTCAGCGTCGGCGAGAAGATCAACGAGCCGCGTTACCCGTCGTTCAAGGGCATCATGGCCGCGAAGAAGAAGCCGGTCGAGACGCTCACCGTCGCCGACCTCGGCATCGACGCGGGCGAGGTGGGCCTGGCCAACGCCTCGTCCTCCGTGCTCGAGGCGGCCCCGAAGCCCCCGCGCGCGGCGGGCCAGCGGGTCTCCGACGAGGGTGACGGCGGCGTGAAGATCGCCGAGTACCTCATCGCCCAGAAGCTCATCTGA
- a CDS encoding DegV family protein, translating to MRVAVITDSTACLPADMAAQWRLTVIPVQIRIDGHLDLESRVPRKMLIDALRSGRDVSTEPPDPAALFWAYQAAAADGCDAIVSVHLSSSLSQTYAHAKEAAERASIPVHVVDSRTTGMSLGYAATTAARVAAAGGDPARIIDALSRRLADCSELLYVDTLEYLRRGGRIGATASLIGTALSLKPLLAMKDGEVAPLDKVLGGNRAVRKLIDLAVRRIDGRAVDLAVGHVGAPEQAHAMLDTLLPRVPQARQSVIIEGSSALAVHLGPGALNISISPV from the coding sequence ATGAGGGTCGCCGTGATCACGGACTCCACCGCCTGCCTGCCCGCCGACATGGCCGCGCAGTGGCGGCTGACTGTCATTCCGGTACAAATCCGCATCGACGGCCACCTCGATCTTGAGTCCCGGGTCCCCCGAAAGATGCTGATCGACGCGCTGCGGTCGGGCCGTGACGTGTCGACCGAGCCGCCGGACCCGGCGGCGCTGTTCTGGGCCTACCAGGCAGCCGCGGCGGACGGGTGCGACGCGATCGTGTCCGTCCACCTCTCCAGCAGTCTGTCCCAGACCTACGCGCACGCGAAGGAAGCCGCCGAGCGCGCGTCCATCCCCGTGCACGTCGTGGACTCTCGGACCACGGGAATGTCCCTTGGGTACGCGGCGACGACCGCCGCCCGGGTCGCGGCGGCCGGTGGCGATCCCGCCCGGATCATCGACGCGCTCAGCCGCAGGCTCGCCGACTGCTCCGAACTGCTCTATGTGGACACCCTGGAGTACCTGCGCCGCGGCGGGCGCATCGGCGCGACCGCGAGCCTGATCGGCACCGCGCTGTCGCTCAAGCCGCTATTGGCCATGAAGGACGGTGAGGTCGCCCCGCTGGACAAGGTCCTCGGCGGCAACCGCGCGGTGCGCAAGCTCATCGACCTGGCGGTCCGCCGGATCGACGGCCGGGCCGTCGACCTGGCCGTGGGGCATGTCGGCGCGCCCGAGCAGGCTCACGCGATGCTCGACACCTTGCTGCCGCGCGTTCCCCAGGCGCGGCAGTCGGTGATCATCGAGGGCAGTTCCGCCCTGGCGGTCCACTTGGGCCCCGGCGCGCTGAACATCTCCATCTCGCCCGTATAG
- a CDS encoding DUF397 domain-containing protein, with amino-acid sequence MTVIRNGMSAALVTGADWRKGSRSGAVGNCVEVSPVSDGRTAIRDSKSPDGPALVFSGQVIRSFTSALRGGVLRMPTAETYLRRLVARGFDFLHPRDARGEIAAVVGVRAHHNVIDVIRLHAEDDAIASRLPADAADVLNPTEVLWQRAGWATDILRDLLALPDDRTPGAFARHRAETSAAGCWVPTAPGRAKWLPATA; translated from the coding sequence ATGACCGTGATTCGCAACGGAATGTCAGCAGCACTGGTGACCGGCGCCGACTGGCGCAAGGGCAGCCGGAGTGGCGCGGTCGGCAACTGTGTGGAGGTCTCGCCGGTCTCCGACGGGCGCACCGCCATCCGTGACTCCAAGAGCCCCGACGGCCCGGCCCTGGTGTTCTCCGGGCAGGTCATCCGCTCCTTCACCAGCGCCCTGCGCGGCGGCGTCCTGCGGATGCCGACCGCCGAGACCTACCTGCGCAGGCTCGTCGCCCGCGGCTTCGACTTCCTGCACCCGCGCGACGCCCGCGGTGAGATCGCCGCCGTCGTCGGTGTGCGCGCCCACCACAACGTCATCGACGTCATCCGGCTGCACGCCGAGGACGACGCGATCGCCTCCCGGCTGCCCGCCGACGCCGCGGACGTGCTCAACCCGACCGAGGTGCTCTGGCAGCGCGCGGGCTGGGCCACCGACATCCTGCGTGACCTGCTCGCCCTGCCCGACGACCGCACGCCCGGCGCCTTCGCGCGCCACCGCGCCGAGACCTCGGCCGCGGGCTGCTGGGTGCCCACCGCGCCCGGCCGTGCGAAATGGCTTCCCGCGACGGCCTGA